A window of Lacibacter sediminis contains these coding sequences:
- the recG gene encoding ATP-dependent DNA helicase RecG gives MSSPIEYLKGVGPLRGDLLKKELNIFTFGDLLEHFPYRHLDKTKITPIAQVNMSMDYVQVAGRLTDFEIVGERKGKRLIAHIRDNSGTMELTWFQGINWVQKMMAIGEEFLVFGKLGFFMGKPQIVHPELEVRTQANAVGKSLLEPIYPTTEKLKVRGLNGRSIAKLTAVLLPQIHVKDLPENLPESIIKELKFPSRYEAYCHIHFPADQSQYDNALRRLKFEELFFAQLRMGMIKGNRHRFSKGIVFDKVGDIFNDFYNHHLPFQLTGAQKRVLKEIRQDTARGHQMNRLLQGDVGSGKTIVALLTMLLAADNGYQSCLMAPTEILAQQHFNSLSKLLSEMNVSIRILTGSTKKAEREKILSGLQSGDIQLLVGTHALIEGVVQFKNLGLAIVDEQHRFGVAQRAELQTKATIPPHVLVMTATPIPRTMAMTAYGDLDYSVMDELPPGRKPITTVHRYETARPSIMDFVKQEIAKGRQAYFIYPLIEESSKLDFENLMKGYEEVKAFFPEPNYYISMVHGKQKPEIKDTNMMRFKTNDTQIMVATTVIEVGVDVPNASVMVMESAERFGLSQLHQLRGRVGRGSEQSFCILLTGQKLTNDARERLKIMCATNDGFLIAEKDLELRGPGDIEGTRQSGMLNFKLASIVQDKDLLEIAKNLSDRLLQDDPDLSSAENLLLKSYLLLKKGKTEWSRVA, from the coding sequence CTGAGCAGCCCTATCGAATACCTGAAAGGTGTGGGTCCTTTACGTGGAGATCTGTTAAAAAAAGAACTCAACATCTTTACGTTTGGTGATTTACTCGAGCATTTTCCCTACCGCCATTTGGATAAAACCAAGATCACACCCATAGCACAAGTGAACATGAGTATGGATTATGTGCAGGTGGCAGGCCGCCTAACTGATTTTGAAATTGTAGGCGAACGAAAAGGAAAAAGACTCATTGCACATATCAGGGATAACAGCGGCACAATGGAACTTACCTGGTTCCAGGGAATTAACTGGGTGCAGAAAATGATGGCCATTGGTGAAGAATTCTTAGTGTTTGGAAAGCTGGGCTTCTTCATGGGCAAGCCGCAGATCGTTCATCCCGAACTGGAAGTACGCACGCAGGCAAACGCAGTTGGTAAATCGTTACTGGAACCGATCTATCCCACAACAGAAAAATTAAAAGTACGGGGGTTGAATGGCCGCAGTATTGCCAAACTTACTGCTGTGTTGTTGCCTCAGATCCATGTAAAAGATCTGCCCGAAAATTTGCCGGAGAGCATCATCAAAGAATTAAAATTTCCCTCCCGCTACGAAGCTTATTGCCATATTCATTTTCCTGCTGATCAATCGCAATACGACAATGCGCTGCGACGGTTGAAATTTGAAGAGCTCTTTTTTGCCCAGCTTCGCATGGGCATGATCAAGGGTAACCGTCATCGTTTTTCCAAAGGAATTGTGTTTGATAAAGTAGGGGATATCTTCAATGATTTTTATAACCATCATCTTCCTTTTCAATTAACCGGCGCACAAAAAAGAGTACTGAAAGAAATAAGACAGGATACTGCACGTGGTCACCAGATGAATCGTTTACTGCAAGGCGATGTAGGTAGTGGAAAAACCATCGTTGCTTTATTAACCATGTTGCTTGCTGCAGATAATGGTTACCAGAGTTGTTTAATGGCGCCAACGGAAATATTGGCGCAACAGCATTTCAACAGCCTCTCAAAATTGTTGAGCGAAATGAATGTGAGTATCCGCATACTCACAGGGTCAACCAAAAAAGCAGAACGGGAAAAGATATTGAGCGGGCTCCAATCTGGCGATATACAACTGCTCGTAGGTACTCATGCACTCATTGAAGGAGTGGTGCAGTTTAAAAACCTTGGGTTGGCAATCGTTGATGAGCAGCATCGCTTTGGTGTGGCACAACGTGCAGAGCTGCAAACAAAAGCCACCATTCCACCACATGTATTGGTGATGACGGCAACGCCAATTCCACGCACTATGGCGATGACGGCTTACGGCGATCTTGATTATAGTGTAATGGATGAATTACCACCGGGACGTAAACCCATCACCACTGTTCATCGTTATGAAACTGCAAGGCCTTCGATCATGGACTTTGTAAAACAGGAAATAGCCAAAGGACGACAGGCTTATTTTATTTATCCGTTGATCGAAGAAAGCTCTAAGCTGGATTTTGAAAACCTGATGAAAGGCTACGAAGAAGTAAAAGCATTTTTCCCGGAGCCAAACTACTACATCAGTATGGTGCATGGCAAACAAAAGCCTGAAATAAAGGACACCAACATGATGCGTTTTAAAACCAATGATACACAAATCATGGTGGCAACTACGGTTATTGAGGTGGGGGTTGATGTACCTAATGCAAGTGTTATGGTGATGGAAAGTGCAGAACGTTTTGGTTTATCGCAGCTTCACCAGCTGCGTGGAAGGGTGGGCCGGGGAAGCGAACAGAGTTTTTGCATTCTTTTAACAGGGCAGAAATTAACGAATGATGCCCGTGAACGGTTAAAGATAATGTGTGCAACAAATGATGGTTTCCTCATTGCAGAAAAAGATCTTGAACTGCGTGGACCAGGTGATATTGAAGGAACAAGACAGAGTGGTATGCTCAATTTTAAACTGGCGAGTATAGTGCAGGACAAAGACCTGTTGGAAATCGCAAAGAATTTGAGCGACCGTCTGCTGCAAGACGATCCGGATTTGTCTTCGGCAGAAAATTTGCTGTTGAAATCATACCTGTTGTTAAAAAAAGGAAAAACGGAGTGGAGCAGAGTGGCTTAG
- a CDS encoding glycosyltransferase family 2 protein produces the protein MWAVLFYFCAGVILYSYLGYPVLLYIFSFNRKEKPGFSNGDEPAVSMIIAAYNEEKVIGLKVQNTLALDYPSSKLQIIVAAFGSTDATEAIAASFDRVLVLHEHQRKGKAAAINEAVKQAVHPIIVLTDANTVLSTQTLKQLIAPFADEQTGAVAGEKKVISADGAAVSGEGMYWQYESWLKKQETKFYTVVGAAGELFALRKELFVPVPEQTITDDFFISINVNFQYKKVQYAANAVSTETASPSLTDEWKRKVRIAAGGIQSLSLLGKALNPLLYPLLAFQFFSHRVLRWMFCAPALLFLFLSNLLLVLTNAGEVFLWLMILQILFYIFALIGWQLARNNRSFFLFNIPFYIVFMHAAMLAGIVRYANGQQSVLWEKADR, from the coding sequence ATGTGGGCTGTTCTATTTTATTTCTGTGCCGGGGTGATCTTGTACTCTTATCTTGGCTACCCGGTGCTGCTGTATATTTTTTCATTCAATCGAAAAGAAAAACCTGGTTTCAGTAATGGAGATGAACCTGCAGTATCCATGATCATTGCGGCTTATAACGAAGAAAAAGTGATTGGTTTGAAAGTGCAGAACACACTTGCACTCGATTATCCTTCTTCTAAACTTCAGATTATTGTTGCAGCTTTTGGGTCAACAGATGCCACTGAAGCTATTGCAGCATCGTTTGATCGTGTACTTGTATTACATGAACATCAACGAAAAGGGAAAGCTGCTGCTATTAACGAAGCTGTGAAACAGGCAGTTCATCCCATCATTGTATTGACCGATGCAAATACTGTTTTATCAACACAAACTTTAAAACAACTGATCGCTCCTTTTGCTGATGAACAAACGGGCGCAGTGGCAGGAGAAAAGAAAGTGATCAGTGCCGATGGAGCCGCTGTTTCAGGTGAGGGAATGTATTGGCAATACGAATCGTGGTTAAAAAAACAGGAGACAAAGTTTTATACCGTTGTTGGTGCAGCAGGCGAGCTGTTTGCCTTACGAAAAGAATTATTTGTGCCGGTGCCTGAACAAACCATTACCGATGATTTTTTCATTTCAATCAACGTGAACTTTCAATATAAGAAAGTGCAGTATGCTGCAAATGCTGTAAGTACAGAAACTGCATCTCCATCCTTAACCGATGAATGGAAACGAAAAGTAAGGATTGCAGCAGGCGGCATTCAGTCCCTTTCTTTATTGGGTAAAGCACTTAACCCGCTTCTATATCCGCTGCTGGCATTTCAGTTCTTTTCGCACAGGGTTCTGCGTTGGATGTTTTGTGCACCTGCATTGCTTTTTCTTTTTTTAAGTAACCTGCTATTGGTTCTTACCAATGCAGGTGAGGTGTTTTTGTGGTTAATGATCCTGCAGATCTTGTTTTACATATTCGCTTTAATCGGTTGGCAGTTGGCCAGAAATAACCGTTCATTTTTCCTGTTCAACATTCCGTTTTATATCGTGTTTATGCATGCGGCTATGCTGGCAGGCATAGTACGTTATGCTAACGGTCAGCAATCAGTGCTTTGGGAAAAAGCAGATCGCTAA
- a CDS encoding PorP/SprF family type IX secretion system membrane protein: protein MNCNRIVGAVLILLLLQTNATAQDLHFSQFMNSPLTTNPANTGFIPEADYRIGGNFRSQWTSVPVPYKTASIWGDVQVFRNSIENGWVGVGGLLLTDVAGRGNLRSNKVYGSVAYHQMIGLSSLLSAGFNAGYASKRIDITKFTFDNQWNGKFFDAGAPNGEALLTNANTAYFDLQVGMNYAYFPTENTYINAGVSVHHINKPKETFFSNGTNEVPRRYIGFLNGSFKVNDDWIVNPNAYFSSQAGANETVFGGNLAYNVMGDGSVVVFGGAYYRWADAAVAMVGLEWKDIRFTFTYDATTSNLGRFNSANGAYEFSLIKNGYYNEYFGDKSQRRQSLCPRF, encoded by the coding sequence ATGAACTGTAACCGTATCGTTGGGGCTGTATTGATATTGCTGTTGTTGCAAACAAATGCAACTGCACAGGATCTGCATTTCTCTCAATTCATGAATTCACCGCTTACAACTAATCCGGCTAATACAGGTTTTATTCCTGAAGCTGATTACCGTATCGGCGGCAACTTCCGCAGCCAGTGGACATCTGTTCCTGTGCCTTACAAAACCGCCAGTATTTGGGGCGATGTACAGGTGTTTCGTAACAGTATTGAAAATGGTTGGGTGGGTGTTGGTGGATTATTATTGACAGATGTAGCAGGCCGTGGCAACCTGCGTTCTAATAAAGTATATGGATCGGTTGCCTATCACCAGATGATCGGGCTAAGCAGTTTGTTAAGTGCGGGTTTTAATGCAGGGTATGCAAGCAAACGTATTGATATAACGAAGTTTACGTTCGATAATCAATGGAACGGAAAATTTTTTGATGCCGGTGCGCCTAACGGTGAAGCATTATTGACCAATGCCAACACTGCGTACTTTGATCTGCAGGTGGGTATGAACTATGCTTACTTCCCAACAGAGAATACATACATTAATGCGGGTGTTTCAGTACACCATATCAATAAGCCAAAGGAAACATTCTTCAGCAATGGTACAAACGAAGTGCCCCGCCGTTATATTGGTTTCCTGAATGGCAGTTTTAAAGTGAATGACGATTGGATCGTTAATCCCAATGCTTACTTTTCATCGCAGGCTGGCGCCAATGAAACAGTTTTCGGTGGAAACCTTGCTTACAATGTAATGGGCGATGGAAGCGTTGTGGTATTTGGTGGCGCATATTATCGTTGGGCTGATGCTGCCGTTGCAATGGTTGGTCTTGAATGGAAAGATATCCGCTTCACCTTTACATACGATGCTACCACAAGTAACCTCGGTCGCTTTAATAGCGCAAATGGTGCGTATGAATTCTCACTCATTAAGAACGGTTATTACAATGAGTATTTTGGCGATAAGAGCCAAAGGAGACAAAGTTTGTGTCCGAGGTTTTAA
- a CDS encoding FAD-binding oxidoreductase produces MIAVDKYAKVDLEIVQQLKAIVGEQYVFVDEESLSNYAHDETENLHFPPEVVVKPRTTEEISRIMKLCNEATIPVTPRGAGTGLAGAALADKGGVLLSTERLNSILKIDERNNQVITEPGVITEVLMDEVKKVGLFYPPDPSSRGSCFIGGNISANSGGPKAVKYGVVRDYVLNLEVVLPSGEVIWTGANVLKNSTGYNLTHLIVGSEGTLGIVTKIVLRLIPLPKYDLLMLVPFRNLEQAGEAVSEIFRAGFVPSGLELVEIDALQIVSKMVDSSAVPLTEDTEAHLIIEVDGNDVDVLMKEMEAISELLTKYDIGELYFADDAQQKAELWKLRRRVAEAVKIVGYTIEEDTVVPRAELPALIRGVKALGKQYDFNVVCYGHAGDGNLHIRIHKEGTPNSYGDAEMNKCLRAMFELVYKLGGTISGEHGVGLIQKGYMNIVMKEANLRLMREIKRAFDPNNILNPGKIFDLQ; encoded by the coding sequence ATGATCGCCGTTGATAAATATGCAAAAGTTGATCTGGAAATTGTTCAGCAACTCAAAGCCATTGTTGGCGAACAATATGTTTTTGTTGATGAAGAATCGCTCAGCAACTATGCGCACGATGAAACAGAGAATCTTCATTTTCCTCCCGAAGTGGTAGTGAAGCCACGTACAACAGAAGAGATCAGCCGCATCATGAAGCTTTGTAATGAGGCAACTATTCCCGTTACGCCACGTGGTGCAGGTACGGGTCTGGCAGGTGCCGCACTGGCAGATAAAGGCGGTGTGTTACTTTCGACTGAACGTTTGAATTCCATTTTAAAAATAGATGAACGCAATAACCAGGTTATTACCGAGCCGGGTGTTATTACCGAAGTGTTGATGGATGAGGTAAAGAAAGTAGGTTTGTTTTATCCACCTGATCCAAGCAGCAGAGGCAGTTGTTTTATTGGTGGAAATATTTCTGCAAACAGTGGCGGTCCAAAAGCAGTGAAGTATGGTGTAGTAAGAGATTATGTATTGAATCTTGAAGTGGTATTGCCAAGCGGTGAAGTGATCTGGACAGGTGCCAACGTATTGAAGAATTCAACAGGTTATAATCTTACGCATCTAATTGTTGGCAGTGAAGGAACCTTGGGCATCGTTACGAAGATTGTATTGCGGTTAATTCCGTTGCCGAAATACGATTTGCTCATGTTGGTGCCTTTCAGAAATTTAGAACAGGCAGGTGAAGCAGTGAGTGAAATTTTCAGAGCAGGATTTGTACCGAGCGGATTAGAGTTGGTGGAGATCGATGCATTGCAAATTGTAAGTAAGATGGTTGATAGTTCTGCCGTTCCTCTTACAGAAGATACAGAAGCGCATCTTATCATTGAAGTAGATGGAAACGATGTTGATGTATTGATGAAAGAGATGGAAGCAATTAGCGAACTCTTAACGAAATATGATATTGGTGAATTGTACTTTGCAGACGATGCACAGCAGAAAGCAGAGTTGTGGAAATTGCGCAGACGTGTTGCTGAAGCAGTGAAGATAGTTGGATATACAATTGAAGAAGACACCGTTGTACCAAGAGCAGAATTACCAGCGTTGATCCGAGGTGTAAAAGCGTTGGGCAAGCAGTATGATTTTAATGTGGTGTGTTATGGTCATGCAGGTGATGGTAACCTGCACATCCGTATTCATAAAGAAGGAACGCCTAACAGTTACGGTGATGCAGAAATGAACAAATGCCTGCGTGCAATGTTTGAATTGGTTTATAAGTTAGGTGGAACGATCAGCGGAGAACACGGCGTTGGGTTGATCCAGAAAGGATATATGAATATTGTGATGAAAGAAGCCAACCTTCGTTTGATGCGTGAGATTAAACGTGCATTCGATCCAAATAACATCTTGAATCCCGGTAAAATTTTTGATCTGCAATAA
- a CDS encoding DUF7948 domain-containing protein, which yields MKVLRLLITPCLFLAAPLFSFSQLYFVENKGQWDQQVHFKTEAGNSAFFLTKDGYSILINHPEDYQRLAEFNHGHGFDSLVKYNARATAPEKMRAHAFRVKFLGGNFNSKPIMEKPLPGIENYFIGNDPSKWASECRLYQAITYKNVYPNIDVRYYVQDDQLKYDVVVYPGADVSKIQMRYEGADKLTIRDNELVVGTSVGEARELKPYTYQFVNGKREVVGNKYKITGNTVSFDVKAYNKSTTLIIDPSLVFSSFSRSTADNWGLYSNTRC from the coding sequence ATGAAAGTACTCCGACTCCTCATTACACCTTGCTTGTTTTTGGCTGCACCTCTGTTCAGCTTTTCACAACTTTATTTTGTTGAAAACAAAGGTCAGTGGGATCAACAGGTGCACTTTAAAACGGAGGCGGGCAACAGTGCTTTCTTTCTTACGAAAGATGGTTACAGCATCTTGATCAATCACCCGGAAGATTATCAGCGTTTGGCTGAATTCAATCATGGTCATGGGTTCGATTCATTGGTAAAATACAATGCAAGAGCTACAGCTCCTGAAAAAATGCGGGCGCATGCTTTTCGTGTAAAATTCCTGGGTGGCAATTTCAATTCAAAACCCATCATGGAAAAACCGCTACCGGGAATTGAAAACTATTTTATCGGCAACGATCCGTCAAAATGGGCAAGTGAATGCCGCTTGTACCAGGCGATTACTTACAAGAATGTTTACCCGAATATTGATGTGCGCTATTATGTGCAGGACGATCAGTTGAAATATGATGTAGTGGTTTATCCGGGTGCAGATGTATCAAAGATCCAGATGCGTTATGAAGGTGCCGATAAGTTAACGATCCGTGATAACGAATTGGTAGTAGGAACTTCGGTTGGTGAGGCCCGTGAGTTAAAGCCTTACACTTATCAATTTGTTAACGGCAAACGTGAAGTGGTTGGCAACAAATACAAGATAACCGGTAACACGGTAAGTTTTGATGTAAAGGCATACAACAAATCAACTACGTTAATTATTGATCCATCGTTGGTGTTCTCTTCTTTCAGCCGAAGCACGGCTGATAACTGGGGGCTTTACAGCAACACCCGGTGCTGA
- a CDS encoding gliding motility-associated C-terminal domain-containing protein: MIHRWCSLLSAEARLITGGFTATPGADGSFFGGGIAQPSGFPTTAGAIQGTGSGPAGAGSPPDIAIIKLSPDGRTRLYATYLGGNQLDQPHSLIADAAGNLVIAGRTNSGANFPGTLVGTGGGYDIFVTKINATGTAIIGSLRIGGTGDDGTNITATRGGANSLQRFYGDDGRSEVILDPGGNILLASSTRSTNFPTQNGFQTGLLGSQDAVILKINSNSTAVIWSTTLGGNADDAGFVLSVNPLSPANIYVGGGTSSSSNFAGIGGGVLQGTYNGGIADGYVAELQDNGGSVSVVRSTYLGTGNIDIVYGVQFDAKGFPYVMGITTGNWPVINAAYSVANSRQFIAKLRPDLSAFVYSTTFGTSGALNPNISPVAFLVDNCENVYVSGWGGGANSFGGTSGYPTSGTNGLPVTADAFQRNTDGSDFYFFVLQKNAASQLYGSFFGQLGGGGGLEHVDGGTSRFDANGVIYQAMCANCKNVASGVPLSAPFPITAGVYGNTNPATGSGCNLGMVKMRFDLSGIDVSLRAVGAKQLNFCLPATIQFTDTIREAKQYIWIWGDGTRNDTTTVNPFTHTYTSTGFFDVKVIGIDSNSCNVKDSAFMRIRVTTDSVDVDFSFARQNCNSLTFQFTNTSDIRTASTPFGPRSFMWVWGDGSKNDTIPGFSPPVSHTFPGIGSYDVRLVLIDSNYCNLGDADSIVNFQVIDNIRAGFSISSVCVPDTISVIDTSLGALTYLWVSSDGQRSTDPLPAFVYNTPGTYSITQYIFNPNSCNLVDSTTRSFLAVGPPTAGFLYNPNPSQENTATRFTSTASDDVVSWLWDFGDGGTSTQRDPIYQYTAPGINTVCQTVTNAAGCVDSVCIPVESIINVVNDLPSAFTPNGDGVNDIFFVRGFGITKMTLRVYNRQGLMVFESRSQNIGWDGTYKGTPQPMDAYAWTLEVEYFTGEKFRKKGDVTLIR; this comes from the coding sequence TTGATCCATCGTTGGTGTTCTCTTCTTTCAGCCGAAGCACGGCTGATAACTGGGGGCTTTACAGCAACACCCGGTGCTGATGGTAGTTTTTTTGGTGGTGGTATTGCACAACCGTCAGGATTCCCTACAACAGCTGGTGCAATACAAGGAACAGGAAGCGGCCCTGCCGGTGCAGGCTCTCCACCTGATATTGCCATTATCAAGTTGTCACCCGATGGAAGAACCAGGTTGTATGCAACATATCTTGGCGGCAATCAATTAGATCAGCCACACAGTCTTATTGCCGATGCAGCAGGCAATCTTGTCATTGCCGGCCGTACAAATTCAGGCGCAAACTTTCCCGGAACATTGGTAGGTACAGGAGGGGGCTATGATATTTTCGTAACAAAAATTAATGCAACCGGTACTGCCATTATTGGCTCCTTGCGTATTGGCGGCACAGGGGATGATGGTACAAATATTACTGCAACCCGTGGTGGTGCAAATTCCCTTCAACGCTTTTATGGTGATGACGGAAGAAGTGAAGTAATTCTTGATCCTGGGGGGAATATTTTACTTGCTTCTTCAACAAGATCAACAAACTTTCCAACGCAAAATGGTTTTCAAACAGGATTACTTGGAAGCCAGGATGCAGTGATCCTGAAAATAAATTCAAACTCAACAGCAGTTATCTGGAGTACAACATTGGGTGGCAATGCTGACGATGCTGGTTTTGTGTTATCCGTAAATCCATTGAGCCCTGCAAATATTTATGTGGGTGGAGGTACCAGCAGTAGCAGCAATTTCGCAGGTATAGGAGGAGGAGTTTTGCAAGGAACATATAACGGTGGTATTGCTGATGGATATGTAGCTGAACTGCAGGATAATGGGGGAAGTGTTAGTGTCGTCCGCTCAACTTATCTTGGTACAGGTAACATCGATATTGTTTATGGTGTTCAATTCGATGCAAAAGGATTTCCTTATGTAATGGGCATCACAACGGGTAACTGGCCTGTAATAAATGCAGCCTACTCGGTTGCTAATTCAAGGCAGTTTATAGCCAAGCTCCGTCCCGATCTCAGCGCTTTTGTTTACTCAACCACGTTTGGTACAAGCGGTGCACTTAATCCAAACATTTCTCCTGTTGCTTTCCTCGTTGATAATTGTGAGAATGTGTATGTTTCCGGATGGGGTGGTGGAGCAAACAGTTTCGGAGGTACATCCGGTTATCCAACTTCCGGCACAAATGGATTGCCTGTAACAGCCGATGCGTTTCAACGAAATACCGATGGAAGTGATTTTTACTTTTTTGTGTTGCAAAAAAACGCAGCTTCTCAGTTATATGGAAGTTTTTTTGGACAGTTAGGCGGTGGTGGTGGTTTAGAACATGTGGATGGTGGCACCAGCCGGTTCGATGCAAATGGGGTCATCTACCAAGCCATGTGTGCCAATTGTAAAAATGTTGCCAGCGGGGTTCCGCTTAGTGCGCCTTTCCCGATTACAGCAGGCGTATATGGTAATACAAATCCTGCAACAGGAAGTGGTTGTAATCTTGGTATGGTGAAAATGAGATTTGATTTGTCAGGTATTGATGTATCTCTCCGGGCAGTAGGAGCAAAGCAATTAAATTTCTGTTTACCGGCTACCATCCAGTTTACAGACACCATACGTGAAGCAAAGCAATATATCTGGATATGGGGAGATGGAACACGCAATGATACAACCACTGTTAATCCATTCACGCACACTTATACCAGCACAGGATTTTTTGATGTGAAAGTAATAGGTATCGATAGTAACTCTTGTAATGTAAAAGATTCAGCATTCATGCGCATTCGTGTAACAACTGATTCTGTAGATGTTGATTTCAGCTTTGCAAGACAGAATTGTAACAGTCTTACCTTCCAGTTTACCAATACAAGTGATATACGAACCGCTTCAACTCCGTTCGGCCCAAGATCGTTTATGTGGGTTTGGGGTGATGGGTCGAAGAATGATACAATACCCGGATTCTCTCCGCCGGTATCGCATACTTTCCCCGGCATAGGTTCTTATGATGTTCGCTTGGTATTGATCGATTCAAATTATTGTAACCTTGGTGACGCTGACAGTATTGTCAACTTTCAGGTAATTGATAACATCCGGGCAGGATTCAGCATCAGTTCTGTTTGTGTACCTGATACAATTAGTGTGATAGACACTTCATTGGGTGCCTTAACTTATCTATGGGTAAGCAGCGATGGTCAGCGATCAACAGATCCATTACCGGCATTTGTTTACAATACACCGGGCACCTACAGTATTACACAATACATCTTCAATCCCAATAGTTGTAATCTTGTCGATTCAACAACAAGAAGTTTTCTTGCAGTGGGTCCGCCGACAGCAGGATTCTTATACAATCCAAACCCATCACAAGAAAACACAGCTACCAGGTTTACCAGCACGGCATCGGATGATGTAGTATCGTGGTTGTGGGATTTCGGTGATGGAGGTACATCCACACAACGTGATCCTATTTACCAATACACCGCACCGGGCATTAATACAGTTTGTCAAACGGTAACAAATGCTGCCGGTTGTGTTGATTCCGTATGTATTCCGGTTGAATCCATCATCAACGTCGTAAATGATCTGCCATCGGCCTTTACACCTAATGGCGATGGTGTGAATGATATCTTCTTTGTTCGTGGATTCGGTATTACCAAAATGACTTTACGTGTATATAACCGCCAGGGATTGATGGTGTTTGAAAGCCGTTCGCAAAATATTGGATGGGACGGTACGTACAAAGGAACGCCACAACCAATGGACGCTTATGCATGGACTTTAGAAGTAGAATATTTCACCGGTGAGAAATTCCGAAAGAAAGGCGACGTAACACTCATCAGGTAA